A stretch of the Sphingomonas sp. CL5.1 genome encodes the following:
- a CDS encoding ABC transporter ATP-binding protein/permease: protein MPPIDPTAAKTADRPMWPTLRRFLPYLWPSDSPGMRARVAAALVLVVLSKLVQVYGAPFALQGVVDGMAPGARSPVTLIVLLAIGYAAARFGTTLFDNLRNAVFESVGQEATRRLAVRVFRHLHQLSLRFHLERRTGAVTKVVERGTKSIDTMLYFMLFNIAPTVLELSLVIGIFWTKFGWPLVAATLAMVVVYIWFTRWVTDWRAALRARMNDLDTGAVAHAVDSLLNFETVKYFNAEAREGRRYEAAMTAYAGAAVKSENSLAWLNIGQALITNLMLAAGMAWVVVGWGQGKFTAGNVVLVSTLLSQLFRPLDLLGMVYRTIRQGVIDMGAMFDLVDTPAEVTDAPGAPPLVVTRGHLRFEDVRFGYDPGRDILKGIDLDVPAGATVAVVGPSGAGKSTLARLLYRFYDLTGGRLTIDGQDIAGVTQASLRAAIGIVPQDTVLFNDTIGYNIAYGRENASREEIEAAARGAAIADFIERQPEGYGTRVGERGLKLSGGEKQRVAIARTLLKDPPILILDEATSALDSRTEAEIMATLEAIERGRTTIMIAHRLSTVVHADKIVVLEAGRIVEQGSHAQLLARGGLYAEMWARQAREREEALAAE from the coding sequence ATGCCCCCGATCGACCCCACCGCCGCGAAGACCGCCGACCGCCCGATGTGGCCGACGCTGCGGCGCTTCCTCCCCTATCTGTGGCCGTCGGATTCGCCGGGGATGCGCGCGCGCGTCGCCGCCGCGCTGGTGCTGGTCGTGCTGTCGAAGCTGGTGCAGGTCTATGGCGCGCCTTTCGCGTTGCAGGGCGTGGTGGACGGCATGGCCCCCGGCGCGCGCTCGCCGGTCACGCTGATCGTGCTGCTGGCGATCGGCTATGCCGCCGCGCGCTTCGGCACCACGCTGTTCGACAATCTGCGCAACGCGGTGTTCGAAAGCGTCGGGCAGGAGGCGACGCGGCGGCTGGCGGTGCGGGTGTTCCGGCATCTCCACCAGCTCTCGCTGCGCTTCCACCTCGAGCGGCGCACCGGGGCGGTCACCAAGGTCGTCGAGCGCGGCACCAAGAGCATCGACACGATGCTCTATTTCATGCTGTTCAACATCGCGCCGACGGTGCTGGAGCTGAGCCTTGTCATCGGCATCTTCTGGACGAAGTTCGGCTGGCCGCTGGTGGCCGCGACGCTGGCGATGGTGGTCGTCTATATCTGGTTCACGCGTTGGGTGACCGACTGGCGCGCCGCCTTGCGCGCGCGGATGAACGATCTCGATACCGGCGCGGTCGCCCATGCGGTCGATTCGCTGCTCAATTTCGAGACGGTGAAATATTTCAACGCCGAGGCGCGCGAGGGCCGCCGCTACGAGGCGGCGATGACCGCTTATGCCGGCGCGGCGGTGAAATCGGAGAACAGCCTCGCCTGGCTCAACATCGGGCAGGCGCTGATCACCAACCTGATGCTCGCCGCCGGCATGGCGTGGGTGGTGGTCGGCTGGGGACAGGGCAAGTTCACGGCGGGCAATGTCGTGCTCGTCTCCACCCTGCTGTCGCAGCTTTTCCGGCCGCTCGACCTGCTCGGCATGGTCTATCGCACGATCCGGCAGGGCGTGATCGACATGGGCGCGATGTTCGATCTGGTCGATACGCCCGCCGAGGTGACCGACGCGCCGGGCGCGCCGCCGCTGGTGGTGACGCGCGGCCATCTGCGCTTCGAGGACGTGCGCTTCGGCTATGATCCGGGGCGCGACATCCTGAAGGGCATCGACCTCGACGTGCCGGCCGGCGCGACGGTGGCGGTGGTCGGCCCGTCCGGCGCGGGCAAATCGACGCTCGCGCGGCTGCTCTACCGTTTCTACGACCTCACCGGCGGGCGCCTGACGATCGACGGGCAGGACATCGCCGGGGTGACGCAGGCGTCCCTGCGCGCCGCGATCGGCATCGTCCCGCAGGATACGGTGCTGTTCAACGACACCATCGGCTACAACATCGCCTATGGCCGCGAGAACGCGAGCCGGGAGGAGATCGAGGCGGCGGCGCGCGGCGCGGCGATCGCGGATTTCATCGAGCGCCAGCCCGAAGGCTATGGCACGCGCGTCGGCGAGCGCGGGCTGAAGCTCTCCGGCGGCGAGAAGCAGCGCGTCGCGATCGCGCGGACCCTGCTGAAGGACCCGCCGATCCTGATCCTCGACGAGGCGACCAGCGCGCTCGACAGCCGCACCGAGGCGGAGATCATGGCGACGCTGGAGGCGATCGAGCGCGGCCGCACCACGATCATGATCGCGCACCGCCTCTCCACCGTGGTCCATGCCGACAAGATCGTCGTGCTGGAGGCCGGGCGGATCGTGGAACAGGGCAGCCACGCGCAGCT
- a CDS encoding helicase-related protein: MRVPDNARVTAVLGPTNTGKTHLAVERMAAHSSGMIGFPLRLLAREVYDRVVAMKGPERVALITGEERIVPKDARWFLCTAESMPLRESRQAGSANEILRDVAFVALDEAQLGADPERGHVFTDRLLHARGREETMILGADTLRPVLRHLVPGAEIVARPRFSTLSYAGARKISRLPRRSAIVAFSAEEVYAVAEMLRRLRGGAAVVMGSLSPRTRNAQVAMFQAGEVDYLVATDAIGMGLNMDVAHVAFAGLHKFDGRRRRRLTIAEMAQIAGRAGRHQRDGTFGALVEEGPEAFLPEEVLAIEEHRFPPLDWLYWREGRPDLSGLDALIASLSAPPDDPMLRAAPEAIDLAVLRRLADDPAIAARATGQVARLWAACGIPDFQKLGPDVHARFVARIFGYLAEGYIPHQWFADEVARLDRPDGDVETLAGRLAAIRTWAYIAQRGDWLADPAHWAARAQAVEERLSDALHTGLTQRFVDKRTSALVRQIGGGAAALPVTIGEDGEVTIDAHPIGRLEGFRFLVAADARAADKRLLLATAEKRLAAERARRARALIDAPDDDLSMREGAIRWQGHVVALLAAGRSLARPETALDPALDCLDLTLRREVLVRVRRWTGDALARAVPTLARLAELARDEQATAALRSIAGALEVGGGFTERLPLRAAIDALTPADRQRLRKAGVTIGALDLFDPRLLKPRAQPWRIALLAARGEAVPPPPAGATAVPRGTPGAIPAMGFRALATQAVRVDLVERIARAAHEARDGRKPFAPDPALATSIGLQPTTIARLMAELGFRPAQDAEGAAGWRWHGRPQPRRAAPGNAFAALATLRHG, translated from the coding sequence ATGCGCGTTCCAGACAATGCCCGCGTCACCGCGGTGCTCGGCCCCACCAATACCGGCAAGACCCATCTCGCCGTCGAGCGGATGGCGGCGCATTCCAGCGGCATGATCGGCTTCCCGCTGCGGCTGCTGGCGCGCGAGGTCTATGACCGGGTGGTGGCGATGAAGGGGCCGGAGCGCGTCGCGCTGATCACCGGCGAGGAACGCATCGTGCCGAAGGATGCACGCTGGTTCCTCTGCACCGCCGAGAGCATGCCGCTGCGCGAAAGCCGGCAGGCCGGGAGCGCCAACGAAATCCTTCGCGACGTGGCGTTCGTCGCGCTCGACGAGGCGCAGCTCGGCGCGGACCCGGAGCGCGGGCATGTCTTCACCGACCGGCTGCTCCATGCGCGCGGGCGCGAGGAGACGATGATCCTCGGCGCCGACACGCTGCGCCCGGTGCTGCGCCACCTCGTCCCCGGCGCGGAGATCGTCGCGCGACCGCGCTTCTCGACGCTGAGCTACGCGGGCGCGAGGAAGATCAGCCGCCTGCCGCGCCGCTCCGCGATCGTCGCCTTCTCCGCCGAGGAGGTCTATGCCGTGGCGGAGATGCTGCGCCGGCTGCGCGGCGGGGCGGCGGTGGTGATGGGTTCGCTCTCCCCGCGCACCCGCAACGCGCAGGTGGCGATGTTCCAGGCGGGCGAGGTCGATTATCTCGTCGCGACCGACGCGATCGGCATGGGCCTCAACATGGACGTGGCGCATGTCGCCTTCGCCGGCCTCCACAAGTTCGATGGCCGCCGGCGCCGGCGGCTGACGATCGCGGAGATGGCGCAGATCGCCGGCCGCGCCGGGCGGCATCAGCGCGACGGCACGTTCGGCGCGCTGGTCGAGGAAGGACCGGAGGCGTTCCTGCCCGAGGAGGTGCTGGCGATCGAGGAGCATCGCTTCCCGCCGCTCGACTGGCTCTACTGGCGCGAGGGGCGGCCGGACCTGTCGGGCCTCGACGCGCTGATCGCGTCGCTCTCCGCACCGCCCGACGATCCGATGTTGCGCGCCGCACCGGAGGCGATCGACCTCGCGGTGCTGCGCCGCCTCGCCGACGATCCCGCGATCGCCGCGCGCGCGACGGGGCAGGTCGCGCGGCTGTGGGCGGCCTGCGGCATCCCCGATTTCCAGAAGCTTGGGCCAGACGTCCACGCGCGCTTCGTCGCGCGCATCTTCGGCTATCTTGCGGAGGGCTATATCCCCCACCAATGGTTCGCCGACGAGGTGGCGCGGCTCGACCGGCCCGACGGCGATGTCGAGACGCTGGCCGGGCGGCTCGCGGCGATCCGCACCTGGGCCTATATCGCGCAACGCGGCGACTGGCTCGCCGATCCCGCGCATTGGGCGGCGCGCGCGCAGGCGGTGGAGGAACGGCTTTCCGACGCGCTCCACACCGGGCTGACGCAGCGGTTCGTCGACAAGCGCACCAGCGCGCTGGTCCGCCAGATCGGCGGCGGCGCGGCGGCGCTGCCGGTGACGATCGGTGAGGATGGCGAGGTGACGATCGACGCCCATCCGATCGGCCGGCTGGAAGGCTTCCGCTTCCTCGTCGCGGCGGACGCGCGCGCGGCGGACAAGCGGCTGCTGCTCGCCACCGCCGAGAAACGGCTGGCGGCCGAACGCGCGCGCCGCGCCCGCGCGCTGATCGACGCGCCGGACGACGATTTGTCGATGCGCGAGGGCGCGATCCGCTGGCAGGGGCATGTCGTCGCGCTGCTGGCGGCGGGGCGGTCGCTCGCGCGGCCCGAGACGGCGCTCGATCCCGCGCTCGATTGCCTCGACCTCACGCTGCGCCGCGAGGTGCTGGTGCGGGTGCGGCGCTGGACCGGCGACGCGCTGGCGCGGGCGGTGCCGACGCTCGCCCGGCTCGCGGAGCTGGCGCGCGACGAGCAGGCGACGGCCGCGCTGCGCAGCATCGCCGGGGCGCTCGAGGTCGGCGGCGGCTTCACCGAACGGCTGCCGCTGCGCGCCGCGATCGACGCGCTCACTCCCGCCGACCGCCAGCGGCTGCGCAAGGCGGGCGTGACGATCGGCGCGCTCGACCTGTTCGATCCGCGCCTGCTCAAGCCGCGCGCGCAACCGTGGCGGATCGCCTTGCTCGCGGCGCGCGGCGAGGCGGTGCCGCCACCCCCCGCTGGCGCGACCGCCGTCCCGCGCGGCACGCCGGGCGCGATTCCCGCGATGGGCTTCCGCGCGCTGGCGACGCAGGCGGTGCGCGTCGATCTGGTCGAGCGGATCGCGCGCGCGGCGCATGAGGCGCGCGACGGCCGCAAGCCCTTCGCCCCCGATCCCGCGCTCGCCACGTCGATCGGGTTGCAGCCGACGACGATCGCCCGACTGATGGCGGAGCTCGGCTTCCGCCCCGCGCAGGATGCGGAGGGCGCGGCGGGCTGGCGCTGGCACGGCCGCCCGCAACCGCGCCGCGCCGCGCCGGGCAACGCCTTCGCCGCGCTGGCGACATTGCGCCATGGCTGA
- a CDS encoding CarD family transcriptional regulator: MAAKALHFDVGDYVVYPKHGVGRVIELQKQEIAGMQLELYVLRFEKEKMTLRVPTNKAESVGMRKLSSDKTMREAMETLKGKPKIKRTMWSRRAQEYEAKINSGDLVSIAEVVRDLFRADDQPEQSYSERQIFEGATSRLARELAAMEQIDEGAAQEKILDILRKAAAIYNKDKAPA, encoded by the coding sequence ATGGCTGCCAAGGCTCTGCATTTCGATGTCGGTGATTATGTCGTGTATCCCAAGCACGGGGTCGGCAGGGTCATCGAACTGCAGAAACAGGAAATCGCCGGCATGCAGCTCGAGCTTTACGTGCTGCGCTTCGAGAAGGAGAAGATGACGCTCCGCGTGCCGACCAACAAGGCGGAATCGGTCGGGATGCGCAAGCTCTCGTCCGACAAGACGATGCGCGAGGCGATGGAGACGCTGAAGGGCAAGCCCAAGATCAAGCGCACCATGTGGTCGCGCCGCGCGCAGGAATATGAGGCGAAGATCAACTCGGGCGACCTCGTGTCGATCGCCGAGGTGGTCCGCGACCTGTTCCGCGCCGACGACCAGCCCGAGCAGAGCTATTCCGAGCGCCAGATCTTCGAGGGCGCGACGAGCCGCCTCGCGCGCGAACTGGCCGCGATGGAGCAGATCGACGAGGGCGCCGCGCAGGAGAAGATCCTCGATATCCTGCGCAAGGCCGCCGCGATCTACAACAAGGACAAGGCGCCGGCCTGA
- a CDS encoding aspartate kinase yields the protein MARIVMKFGGTSMAGIERIRSVAARVKREVDAGNQVAVVVSAMAGETDRLVGFCREASPLYDPREYDVVVSAGEQVTSGLLAIALQALGVKARSWLGWQLPINTSDAFAKARIGTIDTEALDESLAAGEVAVIPGFQGVHEGRVTTLGRGGSDTSAVAVAAAMKADRCDIYTDVDGVYTTDPRIVPRARKLAKVTYEEMLELASVGAKVLQTRSVGLAMKEKVRVQVLSSFTGEDAPMADELPGTMIVGEEEIDDVERQLITGIAHDKNEAKITLTSVPDKPGAVASIFEPLAEANINVDMIIQNIAHGSGSTDVTFTVPAADLARSIETLNQGREKIGFADLVHDTRVAKISVVGVGMRSHAGVASTMFTTLGARGINIMAITTSEIKVSVLIHEDETELAVRVLHTAYGLDADEAA from the coding sequence ATGGCGCGCATCGTGATGAAGTTCGGCGGCACCTCGATGGCCGGGATCGAGCGCATCAGGAGCGTCGCCGCGCGCGTCAAACGCGAGGTCGATGCCGGCAATCAGGTCGCCGTGGTCGTCTCCGCGATGGCGGGCGAGACGGACCGGCTGGTCGGCTTCTGCCGCGAGGCATCGCCGCTTTACGATCCGCGCGAATATGACGTGGTCGTCTCCGCCGGCGAGCAGGTGACGAGCGGGCTGCTCGCCATCGCGCTTCAGGCGCTGGGCGTGAAGGCGCGCTCGTGGCTCGGCTGGCAATTGCCGATCAATACCTCCGACGCCTTCGCCAAGGCGCGGATCGGCACGATCGACACCGAGGCGCTCGACGAGAGTCTCGCGGCGGGCGAGGTGGCGGTGATCCCCGGCTTCCAGGGCGTGCATGAGGGCCGCGTGACGACGCTCGGCCGTGGCGGGTCTGACACGTCGGCGGTGGCGGTGGCGGCGGCGATGAAGGCCGACCGCTGCGACATCTATACCGACGTGGACGGCGTCTATACCACCGATCCGCGCATCGTCCCGCGCGCGCGCAAGCTCGCGAAGGTGACCTATGAGGAGATGCTGGAGCTCGCCAGCGTCGGGGCCAAGGTGCTCCAGACGCGCTCGGTGGGGCTGGCGATGAAGGAAAAGGTCCGTGTGCAGGTGCTCTCGTCGTTCACCGGCGAGGACGCGCCGATGGCGGACGAACTGCCCGGAACGATGATCGTGGGCGAGGAGGAGATCGACGACGTGGAACGCCAGCTCATCACCGGCATCGCGCACGACAAGAACGAGGCGAAGATCACGCTGACCAGCGTGCCGGACAAGCCCGGCGCGGTGGCGAGCATCTTCGAGCCGCTGGCCGAGGCCAATATCAACGTCGACATGATCATCCAGAACATCGCGCATGGTTCCGGATCGACCGACGTCACCTTCACCGTGCCGGCCGCCGATCTGGCGCGCTCGATCGAGACGCTCAACCAGGGGCGCGAGAAGATCGGCTTCGCGGATCTGGTGCACGACACGCGCGTCGCGAAGATCTCGGTGGTCGGCGTGGGGATGCGCAGCCATGCCGGCGTCGCCTCGACGATGTTCACCACGCTCGGCGCGCGCGGGATCAACATCATGGCGATCACCACCAGCGAGATCAAAGTCTCGGTGCTGATCCATGAGGACGAGACGGAACTGGCGGTGCGCGTCCTCCACACCGCCTACGGGCTGGACGCGGACGAGGCGGCCTGA
- a CDS encoding DUF2807 domain-containing protein has product MRPVLLALPLAAIAATAGAASWDSDRGPGIAPRRDGGALVYPVDGFSSIGLALPARVDVRVGPAFSVRATGPAQAFADVRVTRKGDSLQIEQRYPGHARDERALRAVRFVVTMPRIRSASIASSGGIDVDRVAGDRFDGAIGGSGSLTLGNVAVERLSGSIGGSGSIIASGDARQLTVNLGGSGRFSGERLHARAADISIAGSGGVRARVDGDARVSIAGSGDADLGPRARCAVSRVGSGKALCGGH; this is encoded by the coding sequence ATGCGCCCTGTGCTTCTCGCCCTGCCCCTCGCGGCGATCGCCGCCACCGCAGGGGCCGCCTCGTGGGACAGCGATCGCGGGCCGGGCATCGCGCCGCGCCGCGACGGGGGCGCCCTGGTCTATCCGGTCGACGGATTCAGCTCGATCGGGCTGGCGCTACCGGCACGGGTCGATGTGCGTGTCGGCCCGGCCTTCTCGGTGCGCGCGACCGGCCCGGCGCAGGCGTTCGCCGACGTGCGCGTCACCCGCAAAGGCGATTCGCTCCAGATCGAGCAGCGCTACCCCGGCCATGCGCGCGACGAACGCGCGTTGCGCGCGGTGCGCTTCGTGGTGACGATGCCGCGCATCCGCAGCGCGAGCATCGCCAGCAGCGGCGGGATCGATGTCGATCGCGTTGCCGGCGACCGGTTCGACGGCGCGATCGGCGGGTCCGGCTCGCTCACGCTGGGCAATGTCGCGGTCGAGCGGTTGAGCGGATCGATCGGCGGAAGCGGATCGATCATCGCATCGGGCGACGCCCGCCAGTTGACGGTCAACCTGGGCGGCTCCGGCCGGTTCTCCGGCGAGCGGCTGCATGCCCGCGCGGCCGATATCTCGATCGCCGGATCGGGCGGCGTCCGCGCGCGGGTCGATGGCGACGCGCGCGTCTCGATCGCCGGCAGCGGCGATGCCGATCTGGGGCCGCGCGCGCGCTGCGCGGTGAGCCGCGTCGGCAGCGGCAAGGCATTGTGCGGCGGACATTAG
- the ubiG gene encoding bifunctional 2-polyprenyl-6-hydroxyphenol methylase/3-demethylubiquinol 3-O-methyltransferase UbiG — protein MPDATVTKATDAESAPSSIDPREAAHFGAMAGDWWNPNGSSAMLHRLNPPRLAYIRERIDAHWNGDGAGFTPLAGKRALDVGCGAGLLAEPLARLGASVTAIDAAPENIAAARDHAGALAIDYRVGGVETVAGETFDLVTSMEVIEHVTDPGSFVAGLARAVAPGGLLVMSTPNRTPLSRLALITLAEGTGHIPRGTHDWNRFLTPDELGDLLARAGMRVIDVRGLSFSPTRGFALSDSTVLDYFVTAVGA, from the coding sequence ATGCCCGACGCAACCGTAACAAAAGCGACAGACGCCGAAAGCGCGCCTTCATCGATCGATCCGCGCGAGGCGGCGCATTTCGGCGCGATGGCCGGTGACTGGTGGAATCCGAACGGCTCCTCGGCGATGCTGCACCGGCTCAACCCGCCCCGGCTCGCCTATATCCGCGAACGGATCGACGCGCATTGGAACGGCGACGGCGCGGGCTTCACCCCGCTTGCCGGCAAGCGCGCGCTGGACGTGGGCTGCGGCGCGGGGCTGCTGGCGGAGCCGCTCGCGCGGCTCGGCGCGAGCGTCACCGCCATCGACGCCGCGCCGGAGAATATCGCCGCCGCGCGCGATCATGCCGGCGCGCTGGCGATCGACTATCGCGTCGGCGGGGTGGAGACGGTGGCCGGCGAGACGTTCGATCTCGTCACCTCGATGGAGGTGATCGAGCATGTCACCGATCCCGGATCGTTCGTCGCCGGACTGGCGCGGGCGGTGGCGCCGGGCGGGCTGCTCGTCATGTCCACGCCGAATCGCACGCCGCTGTCGCGACTCGCGCTCATCACGCTGGCGGAGGGCACCGGCCACATCCCGCGCGGCACGCACGACTGGAACCGCTTCCTGACGCCCGACGAACTCGGCGACTTGCTCGCGCGCGCCGGGATGCGCGTGATCGATGTGCGAGGGCTGAGCTTCTCCCCGACGCGCGGCTTCGCGTTGAGCGATTCGACCGTGCTGGATTATTTCGTGACGGCGGTCGGGGCCTGA
- a CDS encoding RNA-binding S4 domain-containing protein: MADALGAMRLDRFLWLARIVRTRGAAQALASDGHLRIDGRAVERAAAPVRVGNVLTFAQGGRVRALRIEALPARRGPPAEGRACYLDLITDNHSQQAGND; encoded by the coding sequence ATGGCTGACGCGCTCGGGGCGATGCGGCTGGACCGCTTCCTGTGGCTCGCGCGCATCGTCAGGACGCGCGGCGCGGCGCAGGCGCTGGCGAGCGACGGGCACCTGCGCATCGACGGCCGCGCGGTGGAGCGCGCCGCCGCGCCGGTCCGCGTCGGCAACGTGCTGACCTTCGCGCAGGGCGGGCGCGTCCGCGCGCTCAGGATCGAGGCGCTGCCGGCGCGGCGCGGGCCGCCGGCGGAGGGGCGCGCCTGCTATCTCGACCTCATCACTGATAACCACTCGCAGCAAGCCGGGAACGATTGA
- a CDS encoding head GIN domain-containing protein — translation MRILILGLLLPLAACGGLGDDDARNAIPPSGTGPARSYAASGFTAIDLRGADDVDVRVGSAFSVRAEGDSAVLDRLVIARHGDALRIGRKSGFNWGSGKAKVYVTMPRITAGSLAGSGDMAIDRIDGADFEGSLAGSGDMTIGSLAAGDVEFSIAGAGKIVARGGRTRKFDVSIAGSGDVDARQVTASSAKIDIAGSGSVRALVDGPAKISIMGSGDVDLGPKAKCETSKAGSGTVRCGG, via the coding sequence ATGCGCATCCTGATCCTTGGCCTGCTCCTGCCACTCGCCGCATGCGGCGGCCTGGGCGACGACGATGCGCGCAACGCCATCCCGCCCAGCGGAACCGGCCCGGCGCGCAGTTATGCCGCGAGCGGCTTCACCGCCATCGACCTGCGCGGCGCGGATGACGTGGACGTGCGCGTCGGATCGGCCTTCTCGGTCCGCGCCGAGGGCGATTCCGCCGTGCTCGACCGGCTGGTGATCGCGCGCCACGGCGACGCGCTGCGCATCGGCCGGAAATCCGGCTTCAACTGGGGATCGGGCAAGGCGAAGGTCTATGTGACGATGCCGCGCATCACCGCCGGCTCGCTCGCCGGATCGGGCGACATGGCGATCGATCGCATCGACGGCGCCGATTTCGAAGGCTCGCTGGCCGGCTCCGGCGACATGACGATCGGCTCGCTCGCGGCCGGCGACGTCGAATTTTCGATCGCCGGGGCGGGCAAAATCGTCGCGCGCGGCGGCAGGACGCGGAAGTTCGACGTGTCGATCGCCGGATCGGGCGACGTCGATGCGCGACAGGTCACCGCCAGCTCGGCGAAGATCGACATCGCCGGATCGGGCAGCGTTCGCGCGCTGGTGGACGGGCCGGCGAAGATATCGATCATGGGGTCGGGCGACGTCGATCTCGGCCCGAAGGCGAAGTGCGAGACGAGCAAGGCCGGCTCCGGCACGGTGCGCTGCGGCGGCTGA
- a CDS encoding DUF2807 domain-containing protein, with the protein MRFSLPLAVMACIAALPAQAAERSYSVGSYERLRVDGPFEVHVVAGGSPRASASGSEEMLARLDLRVEGTTLAVRLGPGGWGETPRAAASGKPVIVTLSTPRLTTILLSAGAEVTASKVAAQRLDLGVNGAGTLAVDGIQADQLEASLIGTGTMRLAGRVNRARLASNGAGTIDAAALSTGDLVVRVDGTGETRATARYTAQVTTTGLGKVTVLGTAKCTVKAVADGPVTCGTGAR; encoded by the coding sequence ATGAGATTCTCGCTTCCACTCGCCGTGATGGCGTGCATCGCCGCCCTACCGGCCCAGGCCGCCGAGCGCAGCTACAGCGTCGGCAGCTACGAGCGGCTCCGCGTCGACGGGCCGTTCGAGGTGCATGTCGTCGCGGGCGGCTCGCCGCGCGCAAGCGCCAGCGGCAGCGAGGAGATGCTGGCGCGGCTCGATCTCAGGGTGGAGGGCACGACGCTCGCCGTCCGCCTCGGCCCCGGCGGCTGGGGCGAGACGCCCAGGGCGGCGGCGAGCGGCAAGCCGGTGATCGTCACGCTTTCCACCCCGCGGCTCACCACGATCCTGCTCAGCGCCGGGGCCGAGGTGACGGCGAGCAAGGTCGCCGCGCAGCGGCTGGACCTTGGCGTCAACGGCGCCGGCACCCTGGCGGTCGACGGGATTCAGGCGGACCAGCTTGAAGCGTCACTGATCGGCACCGGCACGATGCGGCTCGCCGGCCGCGTCAACCGCGCGCGGCTGGCGAGCAACGGCGCCGGCACGATCGACGCCGCCGCGCTCTCCACCGGCGACCTCGTGGTGCGCGTCGACGGCACCGGCGAGACGCGCGCCACCGCGCGCTACACCGCGCAGGTGACGACGACCGGGCTGGGCAAGGTGACGGTGCTGGGGACCGCCAAATGCACGGTGAAGGCCGTCGCGGACGGCCCGGTAACGTGCGGGACGGGCGCCAGATAG
- the fdxA gene encoding ferredoxin FdxA: MTYVVTDACIRCKYMDCVEVCPVDCFYEGENMLVINPSECIDCGVCEPECPAEAILPDTESGLEKWLELNNTFSAQWPNVTRKGDQTPADADEHKGETGKYDKYFSAEPGTGD, encoded by the coding sequence ATGACCTACGTCGTCACCGACGCCTGCATCCGCTGCAAGTATATGGATTGCGTCGAGGTGTGCCCGGTCGACTGTTTCTATGAGGGCGAGAACATGCTCGTCATCAACCCCAGCGAGTGCATCGACTGCGGCGTGTGCGAGCCGGAATGCCCGGCCGAGGCGATCCTGCCCGATACCGAGAGCGGGCTGGAGAAGTGGCTGGAGCTGAACAACACCTTCTCCGCGCAATGGCCCAACGTCACCCGCAAGGGCGACCAGACGCCGGCCGACGCCGACGAGCACAAGGGCGAGACCGGCAAGTACGACAAATATTTCTCCGCCGAGCCGGGCACGGGCGACTGA